From one Amaranthus tricolor cultivar Red isolate AtriRed21 chromosome 17, ASM2621246v1, whole genome shotgun sequence genomic stretch:
- the LOC130804256 gene encoding mitochondrial intermembrane space import and assembly protein 40 homolog isoform X2, which produces MPLLLLPWILYLQRLLLMVMMRMRSLSFIIISMEAKAKKALECPCIADLRKGACGSQFSEAFFCFLKSTAEEKGSDCVHPFVALQSCIKANANAFTKDIVEDDQVKKEEGSSADYRILPPKWSLESPNFKSRS; this is translated from the exons AGGCTGCTGCTTATGGTGATGATGAGAATGAGGTCTTTAAGCTTCATTATCATA TCTATGGAGGCGAAAGCTAAAAAGGCCTTGGAGTGCCCATGTATAGCTGATTTGCGTAAAGGCGCTTGTGGGAGTCAGTTTTCAGAGGCCTTCTTCTGTTTTCTTAAGAGCACTGCTGAAGAAAAG GGCTCAGATTGCGTGCATCCGTTCGTTGCGCTACAAAGCTGCATAAAAGCCAATGCAAATGCATTTACAAAGGACATTGTGGAAGATGATCAAGTCAAGAAAGAGGAAGGATCTTCTGCTGATTATAGAATACTTCCACCAAAATGGTCATTGGAATCACCAAATTTTAAATCTAGATCTTAA
- the LOC130803835 gene encoding F-box/LRR-repeat protein At3g58900-like, with the protein MEACKIYKHLTCGTPRNELLNLCGNLIVLNQGLFVFIYCGVKNVLINHVSGTIVVRDRISALPDHILSHILQFLSQKEATATSILSKRWKKLWLLYPYMDFDNRCSKNYIVKAFIQRIDKTLGQFNAPKLHVFKVFSKRPRGFKSHITNWISLAIKNGVSELVLQLGNIDRTGSIWNYYVSSYIFGEDIKHCTLSLANSPDFAKHFEFRRVLCLRCVNLCNGVFNKILSRCSFLEKFLLMNDVRLVYAKNKAPHLNLKRLELYNCVNLKKLDLLAPNLTTFRYQGSECIFCILNAHKLVSLDLMPNIFLERNSNASFPKKSSSLISQSWNLC; encoded by the exons ATGGAAG Cttgtaag ATTTACAAGCATTTGACTTGTGGCACTCCAAGAAATGAATTGCTTAATTTGTGTGGGAAT CTCATTGTGCTAAATCAAGGGCTTTTTGTGTTTATATATTGTGGAGTTAAAAACGTTTTAATTAATCATGTAAGCGGAACGATAGTAGTGCGAGATCGGATTAGCGCTTTGCCAGATCATATCCTCTCACACATTCTTCAATTCTTGTCACAGAAGGAAGCAACAGCTACTAGCATCTTATCTAAGAGATGGAAAAAATTATGGTTATTATACCCTTATATGGATTTTGATAATAGATgttcaaaaaattatattgtgAAAGCATTTATTCAGAGAATCGATAAAACTTTGGGTCAATTTAACGCTCCAAAATTGCATGTATTCAAGGTTTTCAGCAAGAGGCCGAGGGGTTTTAAGTCTCACATAACAAATTGGATTTCCTTGGCAATTAAGAATGGTGTTTCTGAACTTGTATTACAATTGGGTAATATTGATCGTACTGGTAGCATATGGAACTATTATGTTTCTTCTTATATATTTGGTGAAGATATAAAACATTGCACTTTATCGCTTGCCAACTCTCCAGATTTTGCAAAGCACTTTGAGTTTCGAAGAGTTTTATGCCTAAGATGTGTAAATCTTTGTAATGgagtttttaacaaaattttgtcAAGATGTTCTTTTCTTGAAAAGTTTCTGTTGATGAATGATGTTCGGCTAGTTTATGCAAAGAATAAAGCTCCTCACTTGAATTTGAAGAGGCTGGAGCTATACAACTGTGTGAACCTTAAAAAATTGGATCTTTTGGCTCCAAATCTTACCACTTTCAGATATCAAGGAAGCGAGTGCATCTTTTGTATCCTGAATGCTCATAAGCTTGTTTCTCTAGATCTGATGCCCAATATTTTTCTAGAACGAAACTCGAATGCATCCTTTCCAAAGAAAAGTTCTTCTCTTATCTCCCAAAGCTGGAATCTTTGCTAG